The genome window GTGGGTGGTCCTAATGAGGGCCAGACATTGTGTGTCCAATGACAGGATCCAGAGTGCTGAGGCATAGAAATGAAAACACTGCATCTCTTCAGGGCTGGGGGCAGAAGGTCTAATTGGTATCACACATGAGAAAAACTAAGGCCCCAAGAGTCCAGGTGCCTGGCCCAGGTCAGAGGCACCATTCTGTTCTGAGGCAGGGTCCCACGCAGTAGGccaggctatcctggaaatcgctatgtagcctaggctggccttgaacacactgtcTTGGCCTCTCTAGAGCTAGGAATCCAGATGTGAGCCTCCATGCCTAGCTCTGGGGTGCCTATTCTTTGAGCTGCTTTTAAGCAGTGAAGGGTGTCCTTTACCTCATCTGGCCACTGCTGCTCTCTGTCTCCCCACCTCAGCCTTTGAGAAAGGCCACTGCTATGAACCCTACATCCAGAACGGGAACTTCACCACCTCAGACCCCACCTATAATATCGGCACCATTGTGGAGTTCACCTGCGACCCCGGCCACTCTCTGGAGCAGGGCCCAGCCGTCATTGAGTGTGTCAATGTGCGTGACCCATACTGGAATGACACAGAGCCTTTATGTAGAGGTGAGTCACCACCTCCCACAACACCAGCTGCAAAGAACAAGGCCCCAGCCTAGAAGATGTTGGCCACGTGACATATTGGTTTTAGGATGAGACCCTTTCTAGACCAACGGTACTCCGGATCTGGTTGTTGCTGGTTCTTGGGGAGCCACAAAATGGTCCATTTTAGGAGCTGCTCTTTCCTGCTGGCCCAAGACCTGCAGTGCACAGCTGCTATGGCAGGAGAGGCCTCTATGGTGTCAGATCCTATATAATCCCCCTACGCTGCCTCAGTACACAACCCAGTCAACAGCACACGGCAGCTCTGGGTCTCATGAAGGACCATCACCCTGCTGAGGGCTGCATTGTCCCTCATGACAAAACCCTCTCTACAGCCACATACAGTAGACACCAGCCCCGTTCATGATGATGAATCAGACATGGAAGGTACATGCCCAAGCCCATTCTAGGGTCACTGGAAGAGACAGAGTAAGCTTTGCCTCCCTGTTCTCAGGGCCTGGACAATGTTGGATGTGACAACCCCCACCCAGTTCCTGTATCCAAAGCCACTGAGCTCTGGTATATGGAGGAATAAAGGCTGTCCTcactcccagcaaccacctggcaGTTGGCGTGAAGTCACAGCCTTGCCCTGGTGAGGGACTGGTCCCTGAATTAAATGTGTTACATTAACGGAGCAGCATTTATTGAGGCTCCAGCCTCTGCTGCATTGAGGACTTTCCAAGGCAGTAAACAGAACAGAACTGAGAAAGAAGCCGTCACCGCCGCATCTCTGCTTCTGGTCCAGGCCGAATCTTTCAGAACCTTGAGCCTGGTTGCCATCTGGGCATTCAGTGGGTCCAGGGGAGGTGCTGCAAGCTGATGTGGTGAGCTCGGTCATGCTCCATCATAAGCCGGTGGGCCGGCAAGGGCATTTCCTGACCACACAAGGAAGGAGGCTGAGGCTATGAGACCATACACACCTTATCCAAAGCTGGAGAACCTCAGTGGGGAAGTCACTGCCAACCTCTGCTCTTTCAGAGCTGCAGATGAGGCCAgccatctccacacacatgcatgcgcgcgcgtgcacacacacacataaatgcatacacacacacatgcaggtgcatacctgcacatatacacacatcctgTCCCCAACTCCACCCCATGTGGGTGCATAGTCATGTTGCACAGGGACCCACAGATGCCAACTTTATCTCCCATACTCCCGACCAATGCTCTGTTGGCTTCCTCACAATGGtgtcttcttgtctgtctgtctgtctgttacaGCCATGTGTGGTGGGGAGCTCTCTGCCGTGGCTGGAGTGGTGCTGTCTCCAAACTGGCCAGAGCCTTATGCAGAAGGTGAAGACTGTGTGTGGAAGATTCACGTCGGGGAGGAGAAGCGGATCTTCCTGGACATCCAGTTGTGAGTGTTTGAGGCGCCCCTCACCCAGACCGGTGGGGAAGAGCTGGTTCCTGCTTTATTGTTTCAGTCAGGATTAACTGAGTATCTAGTACTTGCCAGGAAGCTGCAGAGCCTTGGGGTTGCCACAGCAACACAGCCAGcaaagcaggaagagaggggtCCCTAGTCTTAGGAACTCGTTCTAAGGTGGCTGATGTTCAGGGAGGGTGTGCACAAACAATCCACACGTGGCTTCAGTTTACAGCGTAAGGGAGGGTCGTGGCCACCGGGGATCTAACataaaggaggggaggaaggcttCTGATGCAGAGCTTAACTAAAGATGGAGGTGGAGCGAGATGTGCTGAGGTCCTTatgttctatttctattatttatttatgtatgtattgtgaGTGGAGGTTGGGGCGTGCATGTCACAGCAAGTGTGAGgcggtcataggacaacttgtgggTCCCAAACAGGGGCCATCAGACTTGGCATCAGGTACCTTTACACAGCAAGTCATCTTGGCAGCCCCCAGGTTTGAAGGAGCAAATGGCTGATGTGGGCAGGCATGAAGGGTGCTGTGCCATGTACCCCCACCCCGCTATAGTTTCTCCTTGTCTGCCTTCCGCAGCTAGGGCAGACGTCCCTGTCAGTCAGGGGCTGGTCTTCACTGGCCAGACCTTGGTCTACATTAAGTGACCAGGAAGTGACAAATGGCTGAAAATGATTGATGAATGGGGACAGTGGCCCTAGGCTGCTTCCCACACTCCCTGGGCACAACCAAAACATGTCCATCGGGAACACAGCCCCCCAGCTCCCCAGGAGGGCAACGCTGAGGCCAGATTGAAGGTGCTAGGTCCGGGTGCTTATATCTGAGGTCATAGCCCTGCCTGGAGGCCAGCTAACAAGGACTGCtggaggggacagagacagagagcgagCCTCTGGAGGCCTCTCAGCCGCCTCCTCCCACTGCCCTCTGTGAGATGGGGACAGGGACAGATGGTGGTGtctggagaaatagtcttcctggCAGAGCCAGGTAGCTGGGAAGAGGCCAGAAGCAGGAGTCCAAGGGCCTCTGGCTCTGTGAGCCGCAGATGGGTCCCACGCGCCTACTGTCTTCGTTGTGAATAATCTTTGTAGTGTAATTCATTGTGTAAGCTGATGGATGGGTTTTGTTGTGGTGTCTCTGGTACAACTTAACCAGATCCATCCCCACACCCTTATTTGCCCCCCATCCACGCTTTCAGTTCCCCTCAAAAAGTCctccttatcttaaaaaaaaaatctggattttGCAGACGGGAGAAAATGTTGCACTTGTCTGAATCTGGCTATTCTGCTTAGCACGATGGTCCCCATATTTTTGTGCAAATGACGTAATTTCGTTTTTCCTTATGGCTGAACACAACCCATTGTGTAAACACGCCACGTTTTCTTTATGCACACATCTGTCCACAGATATCTAAGCTGGCCACATCACTCGGCCATTGTGAACAGCAACAGGCCTGGATGCGTGAGCTCTCTGCGTAAGGCCAGCTTAGGTCATTTGTGGTCTACCCAGAGAACTGCTCGGAGTTCTACTTCCGGTGTCTGGAGACCCGTGGTTGTCTCTGCACAGCCCCCACATCCGAATCAGCGTGTGTGGTCTTTCTGACTAGGAGAGATGGACTTCACATCCGTCTCTCCTTTGTGACTAAGgacactgaacttttttttttttctctctctcgtCTTTATTGGcctgtgtttgtttttggagaacTGTCTGTTTGGTTATGCGCTCACTGATTGATAAGGTTATTGGGGGATGTTTATTTTTCCTGGTCTTTACAGACACTAGCTATCTATCCTCTGACGTGACATTGGCATGGAGCTAACGCTCTGACTGCCATCCCTTAGGTCGGCTGGAGGCTTCTCTCACTTTCAAGTCCCATGACGTCCAGTCGTCCAGTCTCTTGATTTTTGCTGCCTTTTCCCTGAGCTGTTGGACGCCCTAAAAAGCCCTTTTCTGTGCCAGCATCTTGGagtgttttcttctatttcctctaaCAGTTGCCATTTCTGGTCTTAAAGTGAAGTTTTTGATCCATGATgaatcgatttttttttttttttggagggtggTATAGATCCTTTCCTGTTATGTTACAATTTTCCCCTGCACcatttgctgaaggtttttatttctttagagtGTCTGACTTGGACACCTTTGTCAATGATCACATGGCTGTCACTGTGTGGGTTCATTTCTGGATCTTCTATTTATtcctcggtgtgtgtgtgtgtgtgtgtgtgtgtgtgtgtgtgtgtgtgtgtgcaactggACTATCATGTAAAGCTGTCCCTGGAGCTTGGCCTTGGCCTTCCCCGCTCCAGCTGAGCCAAAAGCCCCACAAATCTTGAACAGCTGATCTCATGGGCCAGGGACAGAATTCCACCTCCTTTTCTTCCCAGCTGTGAGGCCCAGGCCTTTTCTCTggctgcagttttttttttttttcatcttcagtGGGGGTCATGGGACATCGATGTCTGTGGTTCCTGGAAGCGGGCCTCAAACAGAGTGACGATAGTCTTGAATGGTGGATGGGCAGCAAGGAAGCCTGGATGAATCAAGAAGGGTGGTGAGGAGGCAGCATTTTCCAAGAAAggatggaaaagaaggaaggtggGTGAAGAGAGAGAGGCCAAGCGTCCCAGCAGCAAAGACAACATCCATGTAAGCTGGAGGCAAGGGAGGGATGGTCCACTTAGAGAGGTCTACCTCAGCTGGAGGCTGGGGGTGTCCGTCAAAGAAAGGACCAATGCTGGGGTCATCTCTGAAGCTTTGGAGAGAAAACTGCATTCTAGAGTGgcatgggaagaaaagggtttatttggcttgtacttCTATATCActcactgtccatcactgaaggaagtcaggacaggaacccaaacagggcaggagcctggaggcaggagctgatgcagaggccatggaggggtgctgctcactggcttgttccacATGGCTgctacttcttcttctttctttttctttttcttcttcttcttcttcttcttcttcttcttcttcttcttcttcttcttcttcttcttcttcattttgtgtgtgtgtgtttgtgtgtttgtttgtttgtttgtttgtttgtttgtttgagggaggtagccctggatgtcctggaactcatgatgtagaccaagctggcttcgaaTTAgaacagatccacctgcctctgcctccagaatacttggattaaagacgtgtgccaccactgcccggtggtttacagctgtatcttatggaggcactttctcacTTGAGACTCTCTCCTTTCACACAATCCTAGCCTACGTCAAATTGGcattaaaactagccagcagaggGAATAAGAGCTCCATGGGAACTGGGCTAGAAGTTGCCTGTGTGACATGAGGGTAAAGACCTGCATGTTGCCTATGTCCTGAGAACTTGAGTCTGGAATCAAGCATTACAGGATCTGTGGCATGGCTGATTCTCTCATCTGTGTCTGCAGTGAGAGAGAGCACCAGGTACTGTAGAGCAACCAGAAAAATGTGAGGTGTGGAGCCCTGCAAAGGTTAGGCCTGTCAGAAACCGCCCTATTCTGCACAGGTTaagaagaaaggcactgtgagagaAGAGCCCACCATGAAGGCTCCCAATTGTGAGCATGCAAATGCCCTTTTAAAGAGAGCCTGACCTAAGAATGGCCTGAAGAGACTCCCTGTAGTGAAGGGGGTTCTGGAGGCTTGTGTGAAGATTCCCAACAGCCACTGAGGCCCCACCAGGTGAGGCAGGAGCAGAGTCTCTGCAAAGAGGGCCCAAGAGGCCAGGTCGTGAAAATGTGAAGATAAAGATGAAGTTATGATGGCGACTGTGGGATATTGCAAGTGCCAGGACCGTGGGGCGTCCACCAAGGGAAGCTGCAGGCATAGAGTAGAGCCAGACCGAGGGAGAGGCTGTGGGTTCTGCagatggtagaaggagaggagaggaggataccCAAGCCCTTTGGGACCCAGTGTCTTCCATCATGAGCCCCAGATGCCTGACATGAAGTTGGAGAGTTTGGTCTGATCTTTTCTTGCTGTGCCCTCCTGTTTGGAATGTGAACATTCACTCGACCGTCCTATGCTAGACATATCGACCATGCCTTTTGACCTTACAGAGGCTCACAGCTAAGGGACCACTAAAAGACCCTGGGGACTTTTGAGGTTGGGGTAGATGCATGAGATGGCCATGAGACTATATATGGCCATCATCAGGGACGTGATGTCGTGATGTGATTGCGagatggcccccacagactcgtGTGTTTGACTACCTGGTCCCCAACCGCTAATGCTACTTTGGAAAGTTGTGGAGctattagaaaatggaaactcCGTGGAGGAAGTTAGGCCCTGGGGGTAGGTTGTGAGATTTTTGTAGtcagccccacttcctgtccacactctgcttcctgggtgcagaCCCTGTGTGACCAGATGACACATGCTTCTGCGGCCAGGTTTCCTGGTCGCAATGGACTGTGTCCTTCTTAACctgggagacaaaaaaaaaaaaaaggtaccccATCCTCGCTTAAGGGTCTTGTCAGAATGTGATAGCAACAGAGAGCTGATGCGTTGCAGAAGCCCGGAGGCAGATCTAGGACCTCCAAGAGTCCCCTGCTGTAGATGTTTGAAAAAACATGAGACCCAACTCCGGACCACGCTGAAGAATGGACTAAGAAAACAGGGCTGTTCtgcattttgttattttctcaGCCCAGTTCTATTACCAGCTGCTTTGTGAATGCCTTAAGGGTGCATATAAATGGACTTGCCTCTCCACTGAAATTAGCAGATTGATGGATGAAtcatgagtatgtatgtatataattcacATTTAAATAAGTGCGTAAGCTTTGGCGGTTTTCCATGTTTGCCTGCCTAAGTCATCTTGCAAATGCCTCTTGGATGACCTTTCAAGGGCATGATGACAATGTAAGGGTTCAACACTTGTCTGGAAGGGATAAAGGGAGACAGGACGGCTGGATCATCATTTCTTCCTGTGTATACTATGGAAGGCAAACTCCAGGTGCATAGGTACAAACCTCACCTAAGGCGTTTTCCCTACGCCCAGGCTCCCCCACCCCTGGCTGGGGTAAGAAGCCCGaacactgccctctgctggcaatGGGGAGCATTCTATCCCCAGAGCCGGGCTGGAAGTCCTGGCAGATGAAAATTTCCACCAAAGTCCTGACCTCACCTCACTCAGGACCACAGTGAAAGCTACCATGACCTCTTTACGGGCTGTTTGCATCCTTGTTGAAGGGGCAATGCATCCATGTGACCCCGAGTTCAAAGGCACAAGCGGACTTTTGGAAGGattaccctcccccacccctgccacatgaagccagctcctccccacctcccctcccaaagGTACTGTCATATTATTCTCATCCTCACCTTTCAGGGTGCTTTaaaacaccccccaaaacacAGCACAGACGGCTTATTTACCGAAATAAAGGCACCCAGACTAACAAGTTTCACATTGGTTTTGTTGGGCACTCTTCATAGCAATACATGAAGCAAAGTTAATTACTACCAAGGGATATATAATAAATGCAGGGTTTCCCCCAGAGAGCAGACAGCGCCTTCTTAAGAAGTAAGGCTGGACACCTGAGATCAGACAGCATCGTGTTTGTGACAATGTGGGAACTTGTGGTTCAGCCATGGAGAGCAGTGAGACCcaacctcaggatgtcatttgTAACAGTTTAACCCCATTTTCCGACACAGAACCGAGCCAGACACACTTCGTGAAGACATGGACCTGTGGCTTTCTCAGAGCATGGTGTGAACTGCTAGTTAAGAACCCAGGCTTGGCACAGACAGGCTTTCCGTGAGGCCTAGATCTGATTTCCTGTGGCCTGGGCAAATGGCTTCTCCTAAtcgagcctcagtttccctgtctgcaACCTGGAAACAATCAACCAAGGTGGACTGTCGTTTGAATGCTGCCCTGCTGCAGGAAGTGTTGTTACTCAGAAGCCGTTGTTTGCAGCTGTCCAGTGGGGCTGCTGTGATGGCCCtgaggaggaatggggaggggTGTGAGAAGTGAGAGAGAGCCCCCAGACCAGGACCAGGACTGTACCTAGGGCAAGGTCCATTTGGAGAAGATTTGATGCTGTGGTCCATCCTGTGTGCAGGGTGCCTGAAGTATCAGTTATCCGTCCGTTATCCAGGAACGTTCAGGTCCAAGAAAAATGGGGATGCAGCAACAGGAGCCTAGAGAAATGTCGGAACCATCATGCTCCCCATAGGCTTCCATGGAACCAAGTGATGGGGCCCATGCCAATGCTGAAACAGGTGAAGATCCAGTCAGTTAGGGGCCTGTCCTAGCAAGGGTTACCATGGCGAagcaccaggaccaaaagcaagctggagaggaaagggtttgtttatgTGGTTTATGCCCCTATATCCATaatctgtcactgaaggaagtcaggacaggaactcaggcagggcaggaacctggaggcaggagctgatgcagaggccgtggaggggtgctgcttactggtccTTTGCTGCTCAACCCTGACCACTGAAAACGCCCACATGAGGGTGGACACGGTACACAGAACAGTAAATGCTGCACGGGGAATTGGATGAAGATGGCAGAGAGGGTGGTTGGTGCAGGCTGGCAGGTCATGTGATACTGACCCCAGTACCTCACCTAACACAAGCCTCGGCACCTCATGAAGACTTAGGCCAGTCTGGTGGCTTTAGGGAAGATTTCAATCAGTGCACATCATGTCCACCAGTTTCCTCAGCAACACCCCTACGCCAGCCTATCCCAACAGCAGCTCTCTGCCTTGTGTATGTCTCAGGATGTAGGTCCTGGATTTCTATCCTGTGTTTCCAAGTGGCCAGGGGCCCCCTGAATCCTACTGTGTTGAATCTGTGGAGTTATCACGTCCCCCTGCACACCGTAGGTGCTCAATAACAAGGAGGGAGAGCCAGATAAAGGCTTCTGGGTAGAGCGCTTGAGTTCCAAACACTTCAATTGCTCCTCAAAGAGCTGGGTGAGGCACAAGTGAGCAGGCGGATACGGGACAGCCCTGCCTGATAGGGACTTCGTAGTTAAGTCAGAGGTCTCGGCGGCAGCAGAGTTCAGCCTGGCTTCCTTCCATTATCCCTTAGCGATCTGCATGTAGTAGCCATGACTTCAAGGGTGCGAGCCGCTTTCATTTTAAGTGCCCCACAGTTATTTGTTCTACATAAAAAGAAGGAGCTGTGTGCTTGGGTAATGATAAGCAGAGTTTTATTGTGAACAATCACAGCCAGGCTCTTATTTTTCAATAACATTGTTTAAGAACAAAACATTTCACATGCAAGCTAAATCTGTAAGCCAAAGGTACGTTCATTTTCAGCACAGTTTTAAATGAGTTCATTTTATAGCTAAGTGGAAGTTAAAAATCTACAGTGTGATGCTGAGGCTTTTTGTCTGCAGCAACACGCAGGACTCAGACACACAGGACCACAGGACCCAAACCCGGGGCCACACGCCACATCACAACCCACAGCTCTGCAGACCAATCCAGCCTCAGCCACACACAAGTACAAAGAACCCAGAGAACACCCTGCACCCACCTGTGACACCAGTCCCACTACTGTGTGATGGTGTGACTGTGTGGAAGGTGCTGATTACAGATGCACCCTGTTGTCAGGAAGTCTACACTACACCGGGGATCTTGTTGTCATGGAGAGTATGGAGTCTAAAGAACCAAGTTTCCCATATGCTGGGAAGCTTTTGGTTAGGAGAGCCCTTCAGGCTGCTGTGAGGGACCCAAGCCTGAGAGACAGGCCAGGCCAGGacccctctgcctctctgaggaGGTCACTCAGCCCTCCATCCCCTTGGTGTGTCTGCCCTTCCTGCAGTATCCTGATGACATCATCAAGTCTTGTGTGCTACTCCCAACCTGAGCTCCAGTCCTTCCTGGGACACGGCAGCCATTACTTAGGAGTGGCTCTCGGCCTGGCACCCCGTAGACAGCCCTGGGTTGGGTGTGGAGTGGCCTGTGGTTTTGGGGGGCGGAGTTCCTGCTGCTGCAGGCGCTGCCTCCCCCGGGCCAGGGCCTCCAGGTACCACTGCTgctctttccatttctgtttccgCCGCTCCAGCTTCTCCCTTCTGGCTTCCAGCTTGCAGAATTCCTGATCCAGCTGTCGGATCTCTGATCGCAGCTTCCTGTTCTCAGCAATGACACCCTTGCAGAAGTCCTTGTGAGCTTGTTGGACCCTAGCCTCCAAGGCCTTGGTCTTCTTCTTCAGCTCCCTGGTGATGTCCTCCCCTGACTCCAGCAGGTTCAGTTCCTCCACTTGCTTCTGCAGGTCGGCCCTTTCCTTCAGGAACTGCAAGTGTGCCTCTCGGTCCATGAAAGGGATGTCAGCCACTATGCTGGCTTCTTCCAGCTCTAGggcctttttctcctcctcctggctctgctttaTCTGTGCTATGGGCTCCAGggccttcagcttcctcctcaaACTGGCCTTCAGCCTCTTGCCCTGCCCCAGCTGCTTCTGGAAGTCAGCCTGGCGGGAGGTGTAGTCAGAGACCAGCTCTCGCCTCCTGTCCTCTATCTCCTGACACTGCTGGTTGTAATCATTCCACACGAAGTCGTACTTCTCCTGGGCTATCTGGTTTCTCTTCTTGAGGTACTCCAAGAAGGGCTTatcttccacttcctccagctctctttcttcctgcagctCCCTTGTGTCCTTCAGCAACACTGCCCTCCGGAACTTGGCAgcttccatctccatctccagctGATTCATGGCCACTACGgtcttcttcctcaccctcttctCCAGCCTGGTCATTGACTCTGGCTTCAGATAGTTGTTGAGAATGGTCATGTGTGGAGccaccaggaagcaggcaggggTTCCTTGGGAATCCTGGAAATCACTGTGGCTGCTCTCCTGTTGTCCGAGGCTGATGCTGGACCCCGAGGAGCATAAGCTTATGATGTCATGGGACTTCCTGTCAAGGGGATGCAGTTCAGACGGGAGCAGGTCCTCTCTCCGCACCTCCTGGTCCTTGTTTACGATCTCCGGCCACCTCACCCTGAAGTCGCACATGGCCCTCTTCCTGGTCACGGGAAGCCTGTACTGCCTTTCATGAGGCGTTGAGGAATTACTCTCATCCTGAGCAGGGAGTGCAGAGGGTCCCAAAGTCCTGGCCCCTTCTCTCTGGGGAAAGATGGTGGCACGTCTGCCCTGAGTGTCCCAGCTGGGGTAGCCTTGACCTTGGGACTCCATAGTCCCTCCACCTCCTCGGGACAGGGCGTGGTCCTTCATAGACCCCAGCCATCCATTCTCTGGGTTACTCAGTCACCACCTTTTCAACATTGCTCCGGCTCTGGCACAGCCGACTGCCTTTGTCCAAGTCTTGGAACCAAATGGGTTCTCTGCACAATAAGGGCTCAGAATATGGAATGCTCTGGGAgtctctggtcctcaggcttgctaTGGCCTAGTAGGTGAGAAGAGAGGGCTTCACCTGCTGGAGGGAGGGCAGAGCCtctgagagggagggaaggaccaGGTGGGAGAGGGCGTGGCCTGATGGAGGGTGTGGCCTGTGGGAGGAGCCTAGGGTGGTGGGCGGGGTCTGTAGGGCGGGGCCTTATGTGGGAGGACCGGGCCtttggagggagggcaggacctcccaggagagatgggaggggcCTGAGGGAGGAAAGAGGCAGGACCTGCCAGAGGGCGAGCAGGGGCAGCAGAGGGCGGGGCCTAAATAGACCCTGGGCTGGGAGCCATAGGGTAGTGTACAGCAAGGTTGGAAGAAAAGCTGCAGCGGCTTGGCTCCTGCGGAGGGCAGCTCCTGGGCTTTCTCAGCCGCGCACATCAGTTATGTCATTATCGGGCGCCAAGAAAGCCCCTTGCACCCGTGACCTACACTGTGCGGGCTGGGCAGGAGGCCCGGGAGGAAGGGAAGGTGCCAGGGGCCTGGAGGCCCCAGACTCCTGGCTTCCTGGCTTCGTTTCGCAGTGTGGTTTGGGTGCAGCCTGGGTCTGTGCCGCCAGCTTCGGACTGCCTCCCTGCTGTCTGGGTTCCCTGGAGCTTGAGCGTCCTCCTGACGCCATGGCTGGTGTTGAAGGGTGGGGCTTGCACATCAAGCTACCTCAGCTTCCTCGGAAGGGAAAGCGGCCCAGAACTGTGCCCTGTACAGACACCTCGGTACCGCGGTTACAGTGAAAGTGAAGCTGAGAAAGCCCAGAGTGTGGAACGAGTGCCCTAGGACGGGACGTGGAGAAAGATCTCCCGGGAGCAGAGGAGCTGCGCAGAGCAGAGGCCCCCAGGACGGCCACTGCGCTGGTTGGCTCTCCCTGCTGTGAGGGACAGCTGAGGAACTTCCCCGGGGAAGAAATCACTTGGCTTGTGGCACAAGTTTCCCGCCTCCTGGTAAGGAGGCCCAAGGGAgctgcaggaagcagggagaggtgtACTCTGTCTTGGAGCCTTGGGAGGAGCTTCTGGGATCGACCGTGTGTGTTGATGCTCTTCTCTGTGTGTTACCGCTGACCTCAAATCCTACCCTGCTCCCGGGCTCTTGTGTCTCACTCAGCACAGCTGCGTGGGTGCTCTGTGTGCAGACACAGACAGGGTGCCTGGGAAACACTAGTGAACAGGAGGAGAAGTCTGAAGGACAAAGAGGAGGGCACcaatgcacctttaatcccagcactgggaggtgggggcagaggccaaagatccctgtgagtttgtggccagcctggtctcagagctagttccagagctacacagagagacctgatcccaaaagaaaggaaggaaggaaggaacctggGATGCTGTCTTTCAGTGATGGATGCAAGCACAGGTTTCTGTGACCGCTGACCCTCCCTCTGTGTCATTAACCATCACCTCCATCCTGGGTGTCACTTTAGATCTGGAATAGTGACCCTTCCAAACTTCTCTTTGTTCAAGCCTGCTTTAGttctgggggcgggggaggggtcTCCTGTGgtttcatatgaattttaggatttttgtttctatttctgtgaagaatctCCTGGAGAATCTTAATTCTGATTGAGATTGCATGGAATCTGTGTTTCGGTAGAGTGGGGTTCAGATAGGAAGCAtgagtgttgttttgttttgttttgttttgttttctggtgtcttcctcagtctctttttATCAGAGGCATAAAGTTTG of Onychomys torridus chromosome 22, mOncTor1.1, whole genome shotgun sequence contains these proteins:
- the LOC118572569 gene encoding coiled-coil domain-containing protein 121-like → MESQGQGYPSWDTQGRRATIFPQREGARTLGPSALPAQDESNSSTPHERQYRLPVTRKRAMCDFRVRWPEIVNKDQEVRREDLLPSELHPLDRKSHDIISLCSSGSSISLGQQESSHSDFQDSQGTPACFLVAPHMTILNNYLKPESMTRLEKRVRKKTVVAMNQLEMEMEAAKFRRAVLLKDTRELQEERELEEVEDKPFLEYLKKRNQIAQEKYDFVWNDYNQQCQEIEDRRRELVSDYTSRQADFQKQLGQGKRLKASLRRKLKALEPIAQIKQSQEEEKKALELEEASIVADIPFMDREAHLQFLKERADLQKQVEELNLLESGEDITRELKKKTKALEARVQQAHKDFCKGVIAENRKLRSEIRQLDQEFCKLEARREKLERRKQKWKEQQWYLEALARGRQRLQQQELRPPKPQATPHPTQGCLRGARPRATPK